DNA sequence from the Tenacibaculum mesophilum genome:
ATAGTAGGTTTTGAGAGTACAGGTGTAGTGGTATTTTGAATTAAACCAATTTGCATGGCGATTTTTTCTAAACTTCCTAAAGCACCAATAGGTTTGGTTTTGAAGTTGATTTCTTCTTGAAGTTCGTTCTGTAAATCTTTTGATAGAGGAGTTATTGTTGTTGTCATGTGTTATTTTAAAGTTAAAGGAAGTCCAGATACCATAAAAGTAGCTTTATCAGCTAGTTTAGCTATGTGTTGATTTGTCCAGCCTTGTAGTTGTGTAAATTTTCTTCCAGATTCGGAATTGGCATGTAATCCCATACCAATTTCATTAGAAATTATGATAATATTGGCGTCTATTCCAACCAATTTATTGATTTCTTCTTTGGCAATTTCTAACGCCTTTTCAATATCATATTTTGTGTCTACAAAGAAGTTCGTTAACCATAGTGTAACACAATCAACAACGACAGTTTGTTTTTCAGAAATTACGTTACTTAACCATTTTTCTTCTTCAACAGTGGTCCAACGTTCATCTCTATCAGAAATATGTCTGTCAACTCGTTGTTTGAAATCTTCATCCC
Encoded proteins:
- a CDS encoding bifunctional adenosylcobinamide kinase/adenosylcobinamide-phosphate guanylyltransferase, encoding MIYYISGGERSGKSSYAQKLAESLSDTPIYLATSRIWDEDFKQRVDRHISDRDERWTTVEEEKWLSNVISEKQTVVVDCVTLWLTNFFVDTKYDIEKALEIAKEEINKLVGIDANIIIISNEIGMGLHANSESGRKFTQLQGWTNQHIAKLADKATFMVSGLPLTLK